The Lycium barbarum isolate Lr01 chromosome 9, ASM1917538v2, whole genome shotgun sequence genome has a segment encoding these proteins:
- the LOC132610209 gene encoding ras-related protein RABA5b-like produces the protein MDSSDDDTEEYLFKIVIIGDSAVGKSNLLSRYARDEFNLHSKATIGVEFQTQVLEINGKEVKAQIWDTAGQERFRAVTSAYYRGAFGALLVYDISRRTTFESVTRWLDELNTHCDTTVAKMLVGNKCDLDNIRDVSIEEGAKLAEAEGLFFMETSALDSTNVNKAFEIVVREIYSNVSRKVLNSDSYKAELSINRVSLVKDDGEGSNRSWSNCCSR, from the exons ATGGATTCATCAGATGATGATACTGAAGAGTACCTTTTCAAGATTGTAATAATTGGTGACTCAGCAGTTGGTAAATCTAATTTACTATCAAGATATGCTAGAGATGAGTTTAATTTACATTCAAAAGCAACTATTGGTGTTGAATTTCAAACCCAAGTTCTTGAAATTAATGGTAAAGAAGTTAAAGCTCAGATTTGGGATACTGCTGGCCAAGAAAGGTTTAGAGCTGTTACATCTGCTTATTATCGTGGTGCTTTTGGTGCATTACTTGTTTATGATATTTCAAGAAGGACTACTTTTGAAAGTGTTACTAGGTGGCTTGATGAGCTTAATA CTCATTGTGATACAACAGTCGCGAAGATGTTGGTAGGAAACAAATGTGATTTGGACAACATTAGGGACGTTAGCATTGAAGAAGGGGCGAAGCTTGCAGAAGCAGAAGGATTGTTCTTCATGGAGACGTCCGCATTAGATTCAACAAACGTTAATAAGGCTTTTGAGATTGTCGTCCGTGAAATCTACAGCAATGTCAGCCGAAAGGTCTTGAATTCGGATTCCTACAAGGCAGAGTTATCTATTAACAGGGTAAGCCTCGTAAAAGACGACGGAGAAGGATCTAATCGATCTTGGAGCAATTGCTGCTCAAGATGA